A genomic window from Vitis riparia cultivar Riparia Gloire de Montpellier isolate 1030 chromosome 16, EGFV_Vit.rip_1.0, whole genome shotgun sequence includes:
- the LOC117934155 gene encoding 3-ketoacyl-CoA synthase 6-like: MASLYNSVKLKYIKLGYQYLVNHILTFFLIPILMGFLIKILSLGPDQIYEIGSSLHFDLLQFLGSSLMIIFLATVYFMSKPRSVYLVDYACFKPPASYRVPHATLVEHLRLSNKDNPEIVEFQRRILQRSGLGDETCLAPANLYIPPTPSLEASRAEAELILFSVIDDLLKKTGTKTKDIDILIVNCSMVSPTPSLSAMVINKYKLRSNIKSFNLSGMGCSASLISIDLARELLQVHPNSCAIVVSTEITTPNYYNGNERSMVLTNCLFRMGGAAILLSNRKADRSRSKYQLLHLVRTHKGADDEAYRCIHEKEDTQGIQGVSLSKDLMLIAGEALKSNITTIGPLVLPASEQLLFLFTLIGQKILKLKWKPYIPDFKQAFEHFCIHAGGRGVIDELQKKLQLSDKDVEASRMTLHRFGNTSSSSIWYEMNYSESKGRMKKGDRIWQIAFGSGFKCNSAVWKCNRTITTPTDGPWLDCIDRYPVSISQVLDL; this comes from the coding sequence ATGGCGAGTCTCTACAATTCTGTGAAACTCAAGTATATTAAACTTGGCTACCAGTACCTTGTCAACCACATTCTCACCTTCTTTCTCATACCAATTCTCATGGGTTTTCTCATTAAAATCCTCAGTCTGGGTCCTGATCAAATCTATGAAATAGGGAGCTCTCTCCACTTTGATCTCCTTCAATTTCTCGGCTCCTCCTTGATGATCATATTCTTGGCCACCGTCTACTTCATGTCCAAGCCTCGTTCTGTCTACCTAGTCGACTATGCTTGCTTCAAGCCCCCAGCCTCATATCGCGTTCCCCATGCTACCCTCGTGGAACACTTGAGGCTCAGCAACAAGGATAATCCTGAGATTGTTGAGTTCCAAAGGCGAATTCTTCAGAGGTCTGGTCTAGGAGATGAGACGTGTTTGGCTCCTGCAAATCTATATATTCCTCCAACACCCAGCTTGGAGGCTTCAAGGGCTGAAGCGGAGCTTATTCTCTTCTCTGTTATTGATGATTTGTTGAAGAAAACCGGGACTAAGACCAAGGACATCGATATTCTTATTGTGAATTGCAGTATGGTTTCACCTACTCCATCACTGTCTGCTATGGTGATTAACAAGTACAAATTGAGGAGTAACATAAAGAGCTTCAATCTTTCTGGTATGGGGTGCAGTGCTAGCCTTATATCAATTGATTTAGCTAGGGAACTTCTTCAGGTTCATCCCAATTCATGTGCTATAGTGGTCAGCACTGAGATCACCACTCCCAATTATTATAACGGCAACGAGAGATCAATGGTTCTTACAAACTGTTTGTTCCGAATGGGTGGTGCAGCCATCCTTTTGTCCAACAGAAAAGCAGACAGGAGTCGATCCAAGTACCAATTACTCCATCTTGTTAGAACTCACAAGGGAGCTGATGATGAGGCTTACCGGTGTATCCATGAAAAAGAAGACACACAAGGGATACAAGGGGTTTCCCTCTCTAAAGACCTGATGTTGATTGCTGGGGAGGCCTTGAAGTCCAACATAACCACAATTGGACCCCTTGTGTTGCCTGCTTCCGAGCAGCTCCTCTTCCTGTTCACACTCATCGGccaaaaaatattgaaacttAAGTGGAAGCCATACATTCCTGACTTCAAGCAGGCATTTGAGCACTTCTGCATCCATGCGGGCGGGCGAGGGGTGATCGATGAGCTGCAGAAGAAGCTGCAGTTATCGGATAAGGACGTGGAGGCGTCCAGGATGACGCTGCACCGCTTTGGCAacacttcatcttcttccattTGGTATGAGATGAACTATAGCGAGAGTAAAGGGAGGATGAAAAAAGGTGACCGGATTTGGCAGATTGCCTTCGGAAGTGGATTCAAGTGTAACAGTGCAGTTTGGAAGTGCAACCGCACAATCACGACGCCAACCGATGGGCCTTGGCTTGACTGCATTGATAGGTATCCGGTGTCCATCTCACAGGTCCTGGACCTCTGA